Part of the Poecilia reticulata strain Guanapo linkage group LG2, Guppy_female_1.0+MT, whole genome shotgun sequence genome is shown below.
TGTCGTGTTCCCAGCTCCTRTAATGACCAACACAGGAAGAGACCTCTGATTGCGTTTGACGGGAAGTCCACTCAGTCGTCCCCGCTGAAAGTGAAGAAACTCGAGGGCACGAAAGGCTCCGCCGGAGTCACAGACAGACTGAAacctcctcctgctgctaaTCTTTCCAACCCCATCCGYAAACTCTCAGGCACTTCATCGTTGTCTCCCTCGTCCACACATCGCAGCTCTGAAACCGCAAACCTCAAACGGGACGCAGGCGACTCGGTAGGAAGTTACTTTGATTGACTGGAAATCTTTCAAATCAGTTCATAATATGGTACTATAACAGCTCGAGGAGTTTTCCMKaaaagaaaatggaacaaatattgtttttaaaagactaTAACAACGATTAAGCGTTATGGTtaattttctcttgttttttcagGATGCTCTAAAATCTGCAGAGGTGAAGAAAAAGATCCAACACATAACGTGGCCATGACACCTGACCCAGCATGGCAGCTCAGACTCATCCATAAATCTCTCCCCATCATGTCTTTTACCTCTCACAGCCTAACCTCTCACCATCACAGTTTTCCAACTAAAAGATGTAATGAgcgtttttttggggggttttttttttagacgtcACAAAGGACCCCtttaatattcttatttatgGTGGACAGAGACGCTCAGGAGATCAACCCTGCTTGTCGAAGTCARGATCTTCCTGGTTGCTTTTTGCAGCCTCAAGTGCCCTTTATGTCCTCATAGCCAGCATCtcccatcttgtttttttttaatttttttatttaataacaatGACTGTTGATGCTTTCATGTATTTRatgaaaatgtgattttcctGGTTTATAAAACCTACAGAAGAATCCTACACTTTGATACGGATAGACATATTGATGCACCAGTGAGAGACTTGTTTCCCTAATAACTACATTGTTTAGAAGTTGAATCGATGTCATTTGGTAACCAATGGatgcttttcagtttttgctgtAATTCCAGTAAGGTCAAGgttttatttagtaatatttttaaaatccttaaCTGATCATGCTCAAGGGTTAAATAGGCATCAAGCGGAAGGTTTGGGAAAACTATGAAAACTTTTGTATATTGAGCGTAAACCGACCCGAGCTTAGATCCCTGTAATGCTGTATTTATTGGTTAGGATAATTTCCCTTTGCAGCTGATGTCTTTGATGTAGACAAAGTTCATTacaaacacacaggaaaaaaaatgttttcagcatttgtagaaacagttttttaaaataaattctcaaCACACTTCTTTGTTGCCTTAAGTCTTGGAGGAAAGTTTGTTGGTTTTGTCTCaattatttcataaacatttattgtaaaatttaCAGCACATGACGTACTGTTATATTATGAAATCAAATATTATTGTCAAAgacctttaatttttttctaagtcaTTTTGTTTGCACATTATAAAAGGCTACAAAAATTAATTGATAATTATCGGTAGCTTGGATGTTCTCATCATATCAACTTTTTATCAGTCCTaggaaaatacttttcaatAAATGCTTTCAAGAACTAATATACTACTTGCGTTTTATCTAAAGCTCCTccagagtgttttttttctcatcttttaaatactttttagtAGTGAGCAAACATGTATTTTGTTCAATATGGCTTTATTAGGGTCGTAGCACAATGCAAATAGTATTTATTGCCTGAATTGCTGCTTCAAGTCTTTTGTAGTGTGTCTCTGCCAGGTTTACACATCCGTCTTGCAACTTACACTTTCAAATGTTGGCACCGATTTTCAAACtgatttaggtttggactttcaCTTGGTCATTTTAACACgttaatatgctttgatctaaWTCACTCCATTGTAGGccaaaaagtagtttttttcccctcccgtCTCCCAAATGTTTGCTGAATAAACTGCATRATTTGCTGCTTAATTTAAACGTgatttctgttggatttcttctTGTTACTTTTCCATGAAGGCCAGATTTGTTGAGCGCTTGACTAATAATATATCttgacagattctcccacctgagctgtatctctctgcagctcctccagagctgctTTGAGCCTCTTGGCTGTTTGCTTGAGCCATCATTGTAGATGAGAAGCCAtactatttatatttattatgattAGGAAGTGGTGGTTTAAACATTGGCTCTRaacatttccacataaaatcccagtaataTGCAGTGACATTTGTGGATGAActgtgacaaaatctgaaaaattttgaggtaaaacaaatttacaattcagctttcattttattcatttcgtttatttctttttttWAATTTTTGACTTAAACATCTGTCTTTCACTCTCCCAAGAAAATACAAGGGYGAGCGTAGTTCAAATTCTGCATTTGAGAAAACCCTTTACATTCATGCCTACAGATACTTTAttagtaaatacattttcatcttGAAGGAACTTACARGTAACTTTGAATAAGCKTCATGAAGTCAAAAAACACGATTAGTGTGCAATCCGGAGCTAAAAACAATGTACAGTCATAGTTATGCTAAAGATGCTATACTTTATTGTCTAATATTACTTATTCAATATATGCCATTTGTTAGTTGTATTGTTATCCCTCAGGCAGAGTTAGATGTCTTTGCCACACTCTGGGCACAGGATATCATCCCGTTCAGTCAAGAAGCCACGGCCAACCAGGGACACGGAGCACTTCTTGCAGTTGAAGCAGTCGTTGTGCCACTGGCGCTCCTCGAAGGAGATGTATTTGCTTCCTCCGAGACCTGAAGGAAAAAACATCAAGTCTACCATCAGGAGACTTGAGAAAAGCAGTTTTGGATYCAGTTAGCACGAGGATTGTTTGATTACCACTAATCGGGGTGGTGCAGGAGGCACACTTCTTGGCATAAAGGTTGCAGAAGCAGTTCAGACAGTAGGCAAAGTCGTCTCTGGAGGTGAACCTCTGGCCGGACAGCTGCTGYTTGCAGCTAGTGCACAGGAAGCAGTCCTTATGCCAGGGCTGGTCACGGTAGGTCACCCCACCGGTAGTGATGGGCTAATCAGAATGAGCATCATCTTATCGAGCACACAAGAAAGTTTCGTAAATACACATAGATGTGCTTGAAGTCCTACCTTCTTACAGTGCACACACTGCATGGCAAACTGCTTCTCGTAGCAGGGCACACAGAAGTTCTGACTCTCCTTCGGGATGAAACTCTTGGTGCCGATTGGCTGCTGGCATCGCTTGCAGGTGAAGCAGGTCTCATGCCAGCTGTTGCCCTTGTGCTCCATTTTCCTGGAGCCTTCAGGAAATTGAGATGGAAGAGGCAACAGGAAGTTaaagagatggaaaaagaaGCAGTGCTGAGAGAGAATTATAGGAATCAGCTTTGAATCCTAATAGAGTAATTGGGTAATTGGGTATACTCATAACAATCGGTTCAGTTTGGATAAGACTGGTTGCATTGTGAATGGTGTAATTAAATTTAACCCGAGTTAAATCGGCACTAAGCAGCTGGAGTTCATCTTGTACATCTATGCACCACAAAGTTATGTTTTCCWCATTTATAGTTTAAATTTTTGGCTTTCTGCTGTAGGTGGCCAAATAAGAGTATTTCAGCTACACTCRAGGAAGACTGAACCTTGGTTATTTCTTAAGTTGTTTACAATTGTATAATTTTAATAGAAAGAGGtgttgtgtgtaaaaaaaaaattaaaaggtgggaaaacaaacaaaaaaaggtcagTAGAAGTTTGCATTCTaccaaccaaacaaaaaacacgagtggaaagtgaaagttttctaaatgtttcctgTTCATGTACAAGCTGATAGTAGCAATGCAGCAGAGCCACAAGTAGCTGGAAGTTAGAAAAGTAGACATGTTgtcttttgtcttcttttcttcttatcTTTATTCATTTGACAAACCGGTcggtgttgccctgtgatggactggcgatatgtccagggtgtaccctgcctctcgcccRAAATGTCAacctggagataggcaccagcaccccttcTGACCCCACTGGGGACAAGGTTGTaagtaaatggatggatggaaacctGCCAGTTGGTAATCACTATGCCAGATTATAATGCATATTTAAGTGTTGATGTGTTGTGATGAGGACgtagatttaaaatgaacattttgtgaATGCCACTTCACTTATTGATGCCTCTGGCGATTGAATTATTTTCGGTCACTTCTTTCTACATTTCATTGTGAGCGTCCATAGGGCTACCTCAGCCTGATCACGGAGGTAACAGGCACTCAAAAATATCTTGTCAATTCTTTAAAAGTTGGGCATCAAATAAGTTTTGAATTGCTTACATGCATGTCCATTTAATGGTGAATGGAACCATTTTGGGCAGTGCAAGCAGTACTCAACTTGCAGAAATAAGAGCTCACCTAAGGCAGAAGTAATGCTAGAAATGCCGCTGCTCACCCCAGCCCACCCGCCTCTCAGGAAACGTCCCCCAAATTGCCTGCCTTTGGTCACATCAAAACTCTTGAaaggaaaatctaaaaatctttCCATGGTRtatttgatttcctttttacCTGGCATGATGGTTTTCTTGCACTCATGGCACTTGGAGGAATACTCATTGGAGTAGCACTCGGTGCAAAGAAGTTGCTCATCCTTGGTGGAGAACGGCTTGTCCACCAGGGAGCGCTTGCACTGGAAGCACTTGAAGCAGTCCTCATGCCAGTGACGGTCCTTGTAGGACAGATCCTGCAAGGAATGTCAGATAGTTGTTGCCAAGCTGACACAGTCTCATCTTGCACATGTCTGTagtgtttctttttcaattcAGTCACTTACCCTGGTGTTGCAGCCAATGGGTTTCTTGCACTCTTCACAAGTGTTGGAGTACAGGCTCTCGTAACATTTCACACAGTAAGGGTTGTCCTCTCGAAGAACGTACTTTTTCCCAAACAGGGACTCCTTGCAGTAGTGGCAGTCGTAGcgctcggtcattttgaccaaGAGTCACTCACCTGGGAATCGAAAGAGTGCAggctttatttgtttgtaagacctttccaaagaaaataaaggaaaacagttttctctCTAATCTTTCCTACCAGATTTCACTTTGTTCTGTGCATCAGGAGCAGAGAGTGACCGGTTGCGGAGATATAAATAACTCCCATCAGCCCTGCTTAGAG
Proteins encoded:
- the lg2h2orf49 gene encoding ashwin isoform X2, whose amino-acid sequence is MLDSEVFFVLNQRNVSTRACEDRDRLTELYLRHVIPLPQRTLPNNRWGRRMQKSQGRQTAAGHSSXNDQHRKRPLIAFDGKSTQSSPLKVKKLEGTKGSAGVTDRLKPPPAANLSNPIRKLSGTSSLSPSSTHRSSETANLKRDAGDSDALKSAEVKKKIQHITWP
- the lg2h2orf49 gene encoding ashwin isoform X1 yields the protein MAAATGQNKQSVSTSDADFLLHPELLSQDFMQLILKERNVSTRACEDRDRLTELYLRHVIPLPQRTLPNNRWGRRMQKSQGRQTAAGHSSXNDQHRKRPLIAFDGKSTQSSPLKVKKLEGTKGSAGVTDRLKPPPAANLSNPIRKLSGTSSLSPSSTHRSSETANLKRDAGDSDALKSAEVKKKIQHITWP
- the fhl2a gene encoding four and a half LIM domains protein 2a, with product MTERYDCHYCKESLFGKKYVLREDNPYCVKCYESLYSNTCEECKKPIGCNTRDLSYKDRHWHEDCFKCFQCKRSLVDKPFSTKDEQLLCTECYSNEYSSKCHECKKTIMPGSRKMEHKGNSWHETCFTCKRCQQPIGTKSFIPKESQNFCVPCYEKQFAMQCVHCKKPITTGGVTYRDQPWHKDCFLCTSCKQQLSGQRFTSRDDFAYCLNCFCNLYAKKCASCTTPISGLGGSKYISFEERQWHNDCFNCKKCSVSLVGRGFLTERDDILCPECGKDI